In the Blochmannia endosymbiont of Camponotus sp. genome, ATGAATACCTTTTACCCCAATTGCTGATCGTCCTACACTACGTACTTGTGTTTCTTTAAACCGCACAACTTTTCCATAAGCAGTAAATAACATTACTTCATTACTACCATCAGTTATGTCAGCACCAATCAATTCATCACCGTCATTAAGATTCAGCGCAATAATACCAACATTACGTGGTCGACTAAATTCAATTAGTGGTGTTTTTTTTACAACTCCACTACTAGTTGCCATAAAAACTTGATATCCTGTTGTGTAATTCTGAATAGGTAAAATAGCAGTTATCCGTTCATTTACATCCAATGGTAACAGATTAATAATCGGTTTGCCTCGTGATCCACGACTAGCTTCTGGCAATCGATAAACTTTCATCCAATATATACGCCCATAATTAGAAAATAACAAAATCGTATCATGCGTATTAGCTATTAATAATCGAGTAATAAAATCTTCTTCTTTAATTCGTGTTGCTAATTTTCCCTTTCCCCCTCGTTTTTGTGCTTCATAATCTGTTAATGGTTGATATTTCACATAACCTTGATATGACAAAGTCACTACTACATCCTTTTGATTAATTAAATTTTCAACATTAATATTTTTGATATTACTACTAATTTCAGTACGACGAGGATCATGATATTCCTCTTTTATAGTCAGTAATTCTTGTCGGATTACAGCCATAAGACATTTTGGATCCTCCAAAATAGAAATCAAATTTTTTATCTTTTCTAATAAACTACTATACTCTTTTAATAATTTTTCATGTTCTAAGGTGGTAAGTTTATGCAATTTTAAATCTAAAATAGCTTGAGCCTGATCCTTAGTAAGATAATATTGATTATTACAAATAGAACTATTTACTTCTGATTGATCAAATTTAGTAAAATTAATGAAATTTGTTTGCCTCATATCAAGAATATTACCCGACTTCCAGGATGACGACATTAAAACAGAACTAGCTGCCATAGAACTATCAGATTTACGAACCAGATCAATAATTGAGTCAATATTAAATAATGCAATGGCCAATCCCTCTATAATATGAATACGATTACGAGTTTTTTTTAATTCAAACATAACACGACGTACTACTACTGAACGACGATGGCATACAAAAGCAGATAAAACATCTTTTAATGACATAATCTTTGGTTGACCTTGATGTAAAGCTACCATATTAATGCCAAATGTAGTTTGTAATGGAGTTAAAGAATATAAATTATTCAAAATAATCTCACTGATCGCATCACGTTTAATTTCAATAACTATTCGCATACCATCTTTATCAGACTCATCACGTAAATTATATATTCCTTCAATACGTTTTATTTTTGCCAATTCAGCAATTTTTTCTAACAATCGAGCCTTATTAACTTGATAAGGAATTTCATATATTACAATAGATTCACGACCACTTTTCACATCAGTCTCAATTTCTGCCCGAGCACGAATACAAATTTTCCCTCTTCCAGTACTATATGCTTCTTGAAGACCACTACAATCATTAATAATAGCAGCAGTAGGAAAATCTGGACCTGGAATATATTGCATTAATCCTTCAGTAGTGATATCCTCGTTATCTATAAATGCTAAACATCCATTAATTACTTCAGAAAGATTGTGTGGAGGGATGTTTGTAGCCATTCCCACTGCAATCCCAGCAGACCCATTAACTAAAAGATTCGGGATTCTAGCAGGTAACACTCCTGGAATCTTTTCAGTGCCGTCATAATTAAATTCATAATCAACAGTTTCCTTTTCTAGATCTAATAACAATTCGTTTGCTATTTTAGACATACGTACTTCAGTGTAACGCATAGCTGCTGCTGGATCTCCATCTACCGATCCAAAATTACCTTGCCCATCTACTAGAGCATAACGCATTAAAAAAGGTTGTGCCATACGTACAATAGTTTCATATACTGCAGCATCTCCATGAGGATGATATTTTCCAATGACATCACCTACTACTCTAGCTGATTTTTTATAACCTCTATTCCAATAGTTGCCAAGCACTTGCATAGCAAATAATACACGCCGATGCACAGGTTTTAACCCATCTCGTACGTCTGGTAATGCACGTCCAACAATTACCGACATAGCATAATCTAAATAAGAACGCGTTAATTCTTCTTCTACATCAATCTGTGTAATTTCTTTGGAAAAATTATTCATGCATTTATATCCTCTATTTATTCCTTGATTACATGTATACTAGAAATTAATTACATCATTTATAATCTATAATATAAACCATTTAAACAATATAAAATTTAATATTCATTATTTCAGGAAAATCTTAACATGAAAGACATAATTATCGATAAACTCACAATAACTCAAAAAAATATAAATAAAACAAAAATTAGTAAATCCAACGCATCTACATCTCAATGGTGGGGCCCTTACAATATATTTAAACCATTACATCACATCAATTTGACACGTTTTAATTATATTATCGAACATAGCAACGGACTATTTGGAAAAAAAGTATTAGACGTTGGATGCGGAGGAGGTATTTTATCAGAAAGTATGGCGCAAGCAGGAGCACAAGTTATTGGATTGGACATAAGTACTTCTGCTTTAGAAGCAGCAAAATTACATGCCTTAAACCAAAACTTAAATATTCATTACATACAAGAAACCATAAAATACCATGCTCTCAATCACATTGATTACTATGATGTAATAACTTGTATGGAAGTTTTAGAACATGTACCAGATCCTATATCAATTGTGCATGCCTGCTCTACCATGATCAAAATAGATGGATCAGTATTTTTCTCTACATTAAACCGTACTTTTAAATCATGGCTATTAGTTATAATAGGCGCTGAATATTTCTTGCGCCTTATCCAAAAAGGTACTCATAATTTTAATAAATTTATTACTCCATCCGAGTTACTAGAATGGATTGACTCCACTACTTTAGAAGAACAAAACATCACTGGCTTATATTATAATCCTTTTACAAAGAAATGTGCCTTAATACACAACATTGATACAAACTATATTTTGCACACTCAACGAAAATAAATACTCCCATGTCTAGACAAAGATATTAATATAATTACTCTAATAAATAATAAATATTTATACTATTAAAAGAAAATTTAATATAACAAATATAATCTTCAAAAATATAATCCAGATTATATAATCATATTGAAAATAAACAATATTTCCAATAATTCATTAAAAAATAATGCATTTGTTTCGATACGTTTAAAATTAAAAAATAATATAATATAATGTAATGGCGGACTTTTGCGATACAGTTAATTACAATTATTTTTTTAAATACTTATACCAAATTGAAATCATGCAACATTCTTCGCTTATATTGCTATGTAATTAATTATTATTATTTTTTACACATAAAAATTATGATGTCATCATTAATTCATTATTGTACTACAAATCTAAGCTAGAATTTATTCATAACGAATTACTGTGACTAACACTATTAGTATTTTAAAATAGGCATGTACTTATATGAATCAAACTCTACTAGTTACTAAACGAAATGGTCATCGCGAACCTATTAATCTTGATAAAATTCACCGAGTTATTAATTGGGCCGCAAAAGGCCTGATAAAAGTTTCTGTTTCGCAAGTAGAATTACGTTCTCACATACAATTTTATAACGGAATAAAAACTTCTGACATTCAAGAAACCATCATAAAATCAGCAGCAGACTTGATTTCTGAAGAAGAACCAGACTACCAATATCTAGCGGCACGCTTAGCAGTATTTCATTTACGTAAAAAAGCTTATGGGCAATTTGAACCACCAAAACTTTACAATCATGTATTACGATTAGTAAAAATTGGTAAATATGATAAACATTTACTAAATGATTACAATGTAGAAGAATTTGAGCAAATGGATACATTTATTGATCATTGGAGAGACATGAATTTTTCATATGCTGCCATAAAACAATTGGAAGGAAAATACTTAGTACAAAATCGAGTAACTGGAGAAATTTATGAAAGTGCTCAATTTTTATATATATTAACTGCAGCTTGTTTATTTTCTAAATATCCTCAGAAAACTCGCATGAATTATATCAAACAATTTTACAATGCAATTTCAACTTTCAAAATTTCTTTGGCAACACCTATTATGTCTGGAGTACGTACACCTACACGCCAATTTAGCTCCTGTGTATTAATCGAATGTGATGATAGTCTCGATTCTATTAATGCAACATCTAGCGCTATTGTAAAATACGTTGCACAACGCGCTGGAATAGGTATTAATGCTGGACGCATCAGAGCGCTAGGTAGTCCAATACGTAATGGAGAAGCATTTCATACTGGATGTATTCCATTTTATAAACATTTTCAAACAGCAGTAAAATCATGTTCTCAAGGAGGTGTGCGTGGAGGAGCTGCTACATTATTTTATCCTATTTGGCACTTAGAAATAGAAAATTTACTTGTCTTAAAAAATAATCGTGGAATAGATTCTAATCGAATACGTCATTTAGACTATGGCGTACAAATCAATAAATTAATGTATCAACGCCTCATTCAAGGAAAATATATTACACTATTTAGCCCATCCGATGTCCCCGGATTATATGAAGCTTTTTTTACTAATCAAAATGAATTTGAACGATTATATAATATATATGAAAATAATCACAATATTAGACACCGAAAAATCAAAGCAATAGAACTATTTTCTTTAATGATGCAAGAAAGAGCTTCTACTGGAAGAATTTATATTCAACATACAGATCACTGTAATACTCATAGTCCCTTTAATAGTACCACTACACCAATTCGTCAATCTAATTTATGCTTGGAAATAACATTACCAACAAAACCTTTAAATAATATTAATGACTATAATGGTGAAATTGCTTTATGCACATTATCTGCTTTCAATCTTGGTAACATTGAAAATCTTGATGACTTATCTGAATTATCTACTCTAATAGTACGCGCTCTCGATGCTCTATTAGATTATCAAGACTATCCTATTCCTGCTGCACAACGTAGTGCTATAAGAAGACGTTCTTTAGGAATTGGAGTAATTAATTATGCTTATTATCTAGCAAAACATGGAGTACGCTATTCGGACGGCAGTGCTAATAAACTAACACATCGTACTTTTGAAGCTATTCAATATTATCTATTAAAAGCCTCTAATAATTTAGCAAAAGAAAAAGGATCTTGTGAGTGGTTTAATGATACTTCATACGCAAAAGGCATACTACCTATTGATACATATAAAAAAGACCTTAATTTTTTTATCAATGAACCATTACATTATAACTGGGAAGATTTACGTACTAAAATTAGACAATATGGATTACGAAACTCTACATTATCTGCGCTAATGCCATCAGAAACTTCATCACAAATTTCCAATGCTACTAATGGAATAGAACCTCCTAGAGGTTACATTAGCATAAAAACTTCAAAAGATGGAGTTTTGCGCCAAGTAGTGCCCGAATTTATTAGGCTAGAATCTGCTTATGAACTATTATGGCAAATACCAAATAATCGAGGATATCTACAATTGGTAGGAATTATGCAAAAATTTATTGATCAATCCATTTCAACTAATACTAATTACGATCCATCTCGTTTTCCAGGATCCAAAGTTCCCATAAAACAACTACTTGCAGATCTATTATACGCATATAGACTTGGTATTAAAACATTGTACTACCATAACACTCGTGATGGTTCTCAAGATACGCATAAAATAATATCACATAATCAATCCAATATATGTACTAGTGATGCTTGTATAATTTAAAAATACGGTTACTATTATCTATAGTCTAAATCATATTATTCATGGTTCACTGTAATATAGGAATAGAAATGGCTTATACAACTTTCTCTCAAAACAAAAACAATCAACTACTCGAACCAATGTTTTTGGGACAACCAGTGAATATTGCTCGATTTGACCAACAAAAACATTCTATTTTTGAAAAACTAATCGAAAAACAACTTTCTTTCTTTTGGCGCCCAGAAGAAATAGATATTTCCAAAGATCGGATAGATTTTCAGTCATTACCAGAGCATGAAAAACACATTTTTATTAGCAATTTAAAATATCAAACATTATTAGATTCTATTCAAGGACGTAGTCCTAATATAGCTCTACTACCATTAATTTCAATACCAGAACTGGAGACTTGGGTAGAAACTTGGTCATTTTTTGAAACTATCCACTCTCGTTCTTATACTCATATTATCCGTAATATTGTGAATCATCCGTCTTTAATATTCGATGATATCATTAGTAATAAAGAAATTTTAAAACGTGCTAAGGATATCGCAATGTACTATGATAATTTAATTGAATTAACCAGTTATTATCATATTTTAGGACCTGGAATCCATCATATTAATAATAAAACTGTCACAGTAAACTTACATGAACTTAAAAAAAAGTTATATTTGTGTCTAATTAGCGTTAACGTGTTAGAAGCTATTCGTTTTTATGTAAGTTTCGCTTGCTCTTTTGCATTTGCTGAACGAAAACTCATGGAAGGCAACGCAAAAATTATACGATTTATAGCTCGTGATGAAGCCTTACATTTAAACTCTACCCAACATATCCTCAATCTAATGCGCTCTAGATTAGATGATCCAGAAATGGCTGACATCAGCGCAGAAT is a window encoding:
- the gyrA gene encoding DNA gyrase subunit A — protein: MNNFSKEITQIDVEEELTRSYLDYAMSVIVGRALPDVRDGLKPVHRRVLFAMQVLGNYWNRGYKKSARVVGDVIGKYHPHGDAAVYETIVRMAQPFLMRYALVDGQGNFGSVDGDPAAAMRYTEVRMSKIANELLLDLEKETVDYEFNYDGTEKIPGVLPARIPNLLVNGSAGIAVGMATNIPPHNLSEVINGCLAFIDNEDITTEGLMQYIPGPDFPTAAIINDCSGLQEAYSTGRGKICIRARAEIETDVKSGRESIVIYEIPYQVNKARLLEKIAELAKIKRIEGIYNLRDESDKDGMRIVIEIKRDAISEIILNNLYSLTPLQTTFGINMVALHQGQPKIMSLKDVLSAFVCHRRSVVVRRVMFELKKTRNRIHIIEGLAIALFNIDSIIDLVRKSDSSMAASSVLMSSSWKSGNILDMRQTNFINFTKFDQSEVNSSICNNQYYLTKDQAQAILDLKLHKLTTLEHEKLLKEYSSLLEKIKNLISILEDPKCLMAVIRQELLTIKEEYHDPRRTEISSNIKNINVENLINQKDVVVTLSYQGYVKYQPLTDYEAQKRGGKGKLATRIKEEDFITRLLIANTHDTILLFSNYGRIYWMKVYRLPEASRGSRGKPIINLLPLDVNERITAILPIQNYTTGYQVFMATSSGVVKKTPLIEFSRPRNVGIIALNLNDGDELIGADITDGSNEVMLFTAYGKVVRFKETQVRSVGRSAIGVKGIHLLQGDRVVSLIIPKDKSSILTVTQNGFGKRTNQSEYPIKSRATQGVISIKVTERNGNVVGAVQVNQADQIVMITDSGRLVRTRVSEVNIIRRNTQGVMLIRIAHDERVVGLQRVVESVESENGFVC
- the ubiG gene encoding bifunctional 2-polyprenyl-6-hydroxyphenol methylase/3-demethylubiquinol 3-O-methyltransferase UbiG, encoding MKDIIIDKLTITQKNINKTKISKSNASTSQWWGPYNIFKPLHHINLTRFNYIIEHSNGLFGKKVLDVGCGGGILSESMAQAGAQVIGLDISTSALEAAKLHALNQNLNIHYIQETIKYHALNHIDYYDVITCMEVLEHVPDPISIVHACSTMIKIDGSVFFSTLNRTFKSWLLVIIGAEYFLRLIQKGTHNFNKFITPSELLEWIDSTTLEEQNITGLYYNPFTKKCALIHNIDTNYILHTQRK
- the nrdA gene encoding class 1a ribonucleoside-diphosphate reductase subunit alpha, with translation MNQTLLVTKRNGHREPINLDKIHRVINWAAKGLIKVSVSQVELRSHIQFYNGIKTSDIQETIIKSAADLISEEEPDYQYLAARLAVFHLRKKAYGQFEPPKLYNHVLRLVKIGKYDKHLLNDYNVEEFEQMDTFIDHWRDMNFSYAAIKQLEGKYLVQNRVTGEIYESAQFLYILTAACLFSKYPQKTRMNYIKQFYNAISTFKISLATPIMSGVRTPTRQFSSCVLIECDDSLDSINATSSAIVKYVAQRAGIGINAGRIRALGSPIRNGEAFHTGCIPFYKHFQTAVKSCSQGGVRGGAATLFYPIWHLEIENLLVLKNNRGIDSNRIRHLDYGVQINKLMYQRLIQGKYITLFSPSDVPGLYEAFFTNQNEFERLYNIYENNHNIRHRKIKAIELFSLMMQERASTGRIYIQHTDHCNTHSPFNSTTTPIRQSNLCLEITLPTKPLNNINDYNGEIALCTLSAFNLGNIENLDDLSELSTLIVRALDALLDYQDYPIPAAQRSAIRRRSLGIGVINYAYYLAKHGVRYSDGSANKLTHRTFEAIQYYLLKASNNLAKEKGSCEWFNDTSYAKGILPIDTYKKDLNFFINEPLHYNWEDLRTKIRQYGLRNSTLSALMPSETSSQISNATNGIEPPRGYISIKTSKDGVLRQVVPEFIRLESAYELLWQIPNNRGYLQLVGIMQKFIDQSISTNTNYDPSRFPGSKVPIKQLLADLLYAYRLGIKTLYYHNTRDGSQDTHKIISHNQSNICTSDACII
- the nrdB gene encoding class Ia ribonucleoside-diphosphate reductase subunit beta, which codes for MAYTTFSQNKNNQLLEPMFLGQPVNIARFDQQKHSIFEKLIEKQLSFFWRPEEIDISKDRIDFQSLPEHEKHIFISNLKYQTLLDSIQGRSPNIALLPLISIPELETWVETWSFFETIHSRSYTHIIRNIVNHPSLIFDDIISNKEILKRAKDIAMYYDNLIELTSYYHILGPGIHHINNKTVTVNLHELKKKLYLCLISVNVLEAIRFYVSFACSFAFAERKLMEGNAKIIRFIARDEALHLNSTQHILNLMRSRLDDPEMADISAECQEESYNLFLMAAEQEKNWAKYLFKDGSMIGLNKDILCQYIEYITNMRMQAIGLQIPFNTKSNVIPWINSWLSSDNVQVAPQEVEASSYLVGQIDANIKDDEFNDFQL